A section of the Bryobacteraceae bacterium genome encodes:
- a CDS encoding MFS transporter, with translation MTRHAASPWPLLALLSVSVLINYLDRSNLGAAAPLLAREMNLPDSRLGLLLSAFFWTYASCQVLAGWLVDRFRVVYVYAAGFLLWSLATGAIGLAQGFGTLLVLRLALGAGESVAFPAYSKILVHAFGENQRGMANSIIDACTKIGPAAGLYFAAWMMSETGWRSFFLVTGFGALAWLPFWLRYAPARLGSPGKEAENPADAGPGWRELLSSRTVWATFIGLFCHNYNWYLLLTWLPTILVRERKFTLLGMGAWNASLLAITALATLAAGWYSDRLAARTVRVTRLRRAFLIAGLLVTGAAMPFTVAPWPWVSAISLIVAFTGIGIYVSNCWAFTQTLAGPAAGRWTGMQNAFANLGGVLAPALTGLMVEKTGRFFAPVLTSAAILWIGSAVYVFLARAPSADRRQS, from the coding sequence CTGGCCGCTGCTGGCATTGCTCTCGGTTTCCGTCCTCATCAATTACCTGGACCGCAGCAACCTGGGCGCGGCTGCACCGCTGCTGGCGCGGGAGATGAACCTCCCGGATTCCCGGCTTGGCCTGCTGCTTTCGGCCTTCTTCTGGACGTATGCTTCCTGCCAGGTGTTGGCCGGCTGGCTGGTGGATCGCTTCCGCGTGGTATACGTCTACGCCGCGGGGTTCCTGCTCTGGTCGCTGGCCACGGGCGCCATCGGCCTCGCGCAAGGCTTCGGGACGTTGCTCGTTCTCCGGCTGGCCCTCGGGGCGGGAGAAAGCGTGGCATTCCCCGCCTACTCGAAAATTCTGGTTCACGCATTTGGCGAAAATCAGCGCGGAATGGCGAATTCCATCATCGACGCCTGCACAAAAATCGGGCCTGCCGCGGGCCTCTATTTTGCTGCCTGGATGATGAGCGAAACCGGCTGGCGCAGCTTTTTTCTGGTCACCGGTTTTGGCGCGCTGGCCTGGCTTCCCTTCTGGTTGCGATACGCGCCCGCGCGGCTCGGCTCGCCGGGGAAGGAGGCGGAAAACCCCGCCGATGCGGGCCCCGGCTGGCGCGAGCTGCTGTCCAGCCGCACCGTGTGGGCCACCTTCATCGGCCTGTTCTGCCACAACTACAACTGGTACCTTCTGCTGACGTGGCTGCCCACGATTCTGGTTCGGGAGCGGAAATTTACGCTGCTCGGCATGGGCGCCTGGAACGCGTCCCTTTTGGCGATCACCGCTCTGGCAACGCTGGCCGCCGGATGGTATTCTGACCGGCTCGCGGCGCGTACCGTCCGCGTGACACGCCTGCGCCGGGCATTCCTCATCGCCGGCCTGCTGGTGACGGGCGCGGCGATGCCGTTCACGGTGGCCCCTTGGCCATGGGTTTCGGCGATTTCCCTGATTGTCGCCTTCACCGGCATTGGCATTTATGTGAGCAACTGCTGGGCGTTCACTCAGACGCTGGCCGGTCCCGCAGCGGGCCGGTGGACGGGAATGCAGAACGCCTTCGCCAATCTTGGCGGCGTCCTCGCCCCGGCGCTGACCGGTCTCATGGTGGAAAAAACGGGGCGATTTTTTGCGCCGGTGCTGACCTCGGCCGCGATTCTCTGGATTGGATCCGCCGTGTACGTTTTTCTGGCGAGGGCCCCGTCCGCCGACAGGAGACAGT